One Leptospirales bacterium DNA segment encodes these proteins:
- a CDS encoding polysaccharide lyase has translation MCRSSGWLTLILMLMLAHCQQSSDDGLADLLLGAGLAQAASCNADLQRSQANRQFLSGFEAVSDFNGFYLTPQNYQNAAAHELQNTIARTGNAHRGYVYASGPSCPFWQNCNHRGYPTVQLHKSSQGSFRTPVYIEIYTRLDMNVADQQWFSFMTLSADASDSWSRVVLVNLGNLNRGTTNFVHLMHVPLHGQSNWSYQTTETNSPAPYVNGAFVRIEACIDFDPNTGFARVRQNGVLVSEAPVRGACGVLHQAHFGLYAIPTISSGSIYNDDLTIREVSACPF, from the coding sequence ATGTGCAGAAGCAGCGGATGGTTGACGCTAATTCTGATGCTGATGCTGGCTCACTGCCAGCAATCCAGCGACGATGGACTGGCCGATCTACTGCTGGGAGCCGGACTGGCCCAGGCGGCCTCCTGTAATGCCGACCTGCAGCGCAGCCAGGCCAATCGACAGTTTCTCAGCGGCTTTGAAGCAGTCAGCGATTTCAATGGCTTCTACCTGACGCCGCAGAATTACCAGAACGCAGCCGCGCACGAGTTGCAGAATACAATTGCACGCACGGGCAACGCCCACCGCGGCTACGTCTATGCCAGCGGCCCCAGCTGTCCCTTCTGGCAAAACTGCAACCACCGCGGCTACCCGACAGTACAATTGCACAAGAGCAGTCAGGGCTCTTTCCGTACGCCTGTCTACATCGAAATCTATACGCGACTGGACATGAACGTCGCCGACCAACAGTGGTTCAGCTTTATGACGCTCTCTGCCGATGCCTCTGACAGTTGGTCGCGCGTGGTGCTGGTCAATCTTGGCAATCTCAATCGCGGAACCACGAACTTCGTCCACCTGATGCACGTTCCATTGCATGGTCAGAGCAACTGGAGTTACCAGACGACGGAAACGAACTCGCCAGCGCCCTACGTCAATGGCGCCTTTGTACGGATCGAGGCTTGCATCGATTTCGATCCCAATACAGGCTTTGCCAGGGTGCGCCAGAACGGGGTACTGGTCTCGGAAGCGCCGGTACGCGGGGCCTGCGGCGTTCTGCATCAGGCGCACTTTGGTCTGTATGCCATTCCGACGATCAGCAGCGGTTCGATCTACAATGACGACCTGACAATTCGCGAAGTGAGCGCCTGCCCCTTTTGA